A stretch of Pseudomonas taetrolens DNA encodes these proteins:
- the ileS gene encoding isoleucine--tRNA ligase translates to MTDYKATLNLPDTAFPMKAGLPQREPQILQRWDSIGLYGKLREIGKDRPKFVLHDGPPYANGTIHIGHALNKILKDMIIRSKTLSGFDAPYVPGWDCHGLPIEHKVEVTHGKNLSADKTRELCRAYATEQIEGQKSEFIRLGVLGDFANPYKTMDFKNEAGEIRALAEIVKGGFVFKGLKPVNWCFDCGSALAEAEVEYQDKKSAAIDVAFPVADEAKLAGAFGLAALSKPASIVIWTTTPWTIPANQALNVHPEFTYALVDVGDKLLVLAEELVESSLARYNLQGSVIATTTGAALELINFRHPFYDRLSPVYLAEYVELGAGTGVVHSAPAYGVDDFVTCKAYGMVNDDIINPVQSNGVYVPSLEFFGGQFIWKANQNIIDKLIEVGSLMFTETISHSYMHCWRHKTPLIYRATAQWFIGMDKEPTAGDTLRTRAIKAIEDTQFVPAWGQARLHSMIANRPDWCISRQRNWGVPIPFFLNKESGELHPRTVEMMEQVAQRVEVEGIEAWFKMDAAELLGDEAPLYDKISDTLDVWFDSGTTHWHVLRGSHPMGHETGPRADLYLEGSDQHRGWFHSSLLTGCAIDNHAPYRELLTHGFTVDEAGRKMSKSLGNVIAPQKVNDTLGADIMRLWVASTDYSGEIAVSDQILQRSADAYRRIRNTARFLLSNLTGFNPATDLLPAEEMLALDRWAVDRALLLQRELELHYGEYRFWNVYSKVHNFCVQELGGFYLDIIKDRQYTTGANSKARRSCQTALFHISEALVRWIAPILSFTADELWQYLPGERNESVMLNTWYEGLTEMPEGTEMGRAYWERIMAVKVAVNKEMENLRAAKAIGGNLQAEVTLFAEDELAADLSRLSNELRFVLITSTASVASFVQAPADAVVTDVPGLKLKVVKSAHAKCARCWHCREDVGVNPEHPEICGRCVDNISGAGEVRHYA, encoded by the coding sequence ATGACCGACTACAAAGCCACGCTAAACCTTCCGGACACAGCCTTCCCAATGAAGGCCGGCCTGCCACAGCGCGAACCGCAAATTTTGCAGCGCTGGGACAGCATTGGCCTGTACGGGAAGTTGCGCGAAATTGGCAAGGATCGTCCGAAGTTCGTACTTCACGACGGTCCTCCGTATGCCAACGGCACGATTCACATCGGTCATGCGCTGAACAAGATTCTGAAGGACATGATCATCCGTTCGAAAACCCTTTCGGGTTTCGACGCGCCGTATGTGCCGGGCTGGGACTGCCATGGCTTGCCGATCGAGCACAAGGTCGAAGTGACTCACGGCAAAAACCTGAGCGCGGATAAAACCCGCGAGCTGTGTCGCGCCTATGCGACCGAACAGATCGAAGGGCAGAAGTCCGAGTTCATCCGTTTGGGCGTGCTGGGTGATTTCGCCAACCCGTACAAGACCATGGACTTCAAGAACGAAGCCGGTGAAATCCGTGCGTTGGCCGAAATCGTCAAGGGCGGTTTCGTCTTTAAAGGCCTGAAGCCTGTGAACTGGTGTTTTGACTGCGGTTCGGCTTTGGCTGAAGCGGAAGTCGAGTACCAGGACAAAAAGTCCGCCGCCATCGACGTTGCGTTCCCGGTTGCCGATGAAGCAAAACTGGCCGGGGCCTTTGGCCTGGCAGCTTTGAGCAAGCCGGCTTCGATCGTGATCTGGACCACCACACCGTGGACCATCCCGGCGAACCAGGCGCTTAACGTGCATCCGGAATTCACCTACGCGCTGGTCGACGTAGGCGACAAGCTGCTGGTGCTGGCCGAAGAGCTGGTTGAGTCGTCTCTGGCGCGCTACAACCTGCAAGGCTCGGTCATCGCCACCACCACGGGCGCTGCCCTGGAGCTGATCAACTTCCGCCACCCGTTCTACGACCGTCTGTCGCCGGTTTACCTGGCCGAGTACGTTGAACTGGGCGCAGGTACTGGCGTGGTTCACTCCGCCCCGGCCTACGGAGTGGACGACTTCGTGACCTGCAAAGCCTATGGCATGGTCAACGATGACATCATCAACCCGGTGCAGAGCAACGGGGTGTACGTACCGTCGCTGGAGTTCTTTGGCGGCCAGTTCATCTGGAAGGCCAACCAGAACATCATCGACAAGCTGATCGAAGTCGGCTCGCTGATGTTCACTGAAACCATCAGCCACAGCTACATGCACTGCTGGCGCCACAAGACCCCGCTGATCTATCGCGCTACCGCGCAATGGTTCATCGGCATGGACAAAGAGCCGACGGCTGGCGATACCTTGCGCACCCGTGCAATCAAGGCCATCGAAGACACGCAGTTCGTTCCGGCCTGGGGCCAGGCTCGCCTGCACTCGATGATCGCCAACCGTCCTGATTGGTGCATCTCGCGTCAACGCAACTGGGGTGTGCCTATCCCGTTTTTCCTGAACAAGGAAAGCGGCGAGCTGCACCCGCGTACCGTCGAAATGATGGAGCAAGTCGCACAGCGTGTTGAAGTCGAAGGCATCGAAGCCTGGTTCAAGATGGACGCTGCCGAATTGCTGGGCGACGAAGCACCGCTGTACGACAAAATCAGCGATACCCTGGACGTCTGGTTCGATTCGGGCACCACACATTGGCATGTCCTGCGCGGTTCACACCCGATGGGTCACGAGACGGGCCCGCGTGCCGATCTGTACCTGGAAGGCTCGGATCAGCACCGTGGCTGGTTCCACTCGTCGCTGCTGACCGGTTGCGCCATCGACAACCATGCGCCGTATCGCGAACTGCTGACTCACGGCTTTACCGTGGACGAAGCCGGTCGCAAGATGTCCAAGTCGTTGGGTAACGTGATTGCACCGCAAAAGGTCAATGACACTCTGGGCGCTGACATCATGCGCCTATGGGTTGCCTCGACCGACTACTCGGGTGAGATCGCGGTTTCCGATCAGATCCTGCAGCGCAGTGCCGACGCTTACCGGCGTATCCGCAACACCGCGCGCTTCCTGCTTTCGAACTTGACCGGCTTCAACCCGGCCACTGACCTCCTGCCTGCAGAAGAAATGCTCGCGCTGGATCGTTGGGCAGTGGATCGTGCACTGTTGCTGCAGCGCGAGCTCGAGCTGCATTACGGTGAATACCGTTTCTGGAACGTGTACTCCAAAGTGCATAACTTCTGCGTGCAGGAGCTGGGCGGCTTCTACCTCGATATCATCAAGGATCGCCAGTACACCACGGGTGCCAACAGCAAGGCCCGTCGTTCGTGCCAGACTGCACTGTTCCATATCTCTGAAGCGTTGGTACGCTGGATCGCACCGATCCTGTCGTTCACTGCCGACGAACTGTGGCAATACCTGCCGGGCGAGCGCAACGAATCGGTCATGCTCAACACCTGGTACGAAGGTCTGACTGAAATGCCGGAAGGCACTGAGATGGGCCGCGCTTACTGGGAGCGGATCATGGCGGTCAAGGTCGCGGTCAACAAAGAGATGGAAAACCTGCGCGCGGCCAAAGCCATCGGCGGCAACCTGCAGGCTGAAGTCACCCTGTTCGCTGAAGATGAACTGGCTGCCGATCTGTCCAGGCTCAGCAATGAACTGCGCTTCGTTCTGATCACGTCCACCGCCAGCGTTGCGTCGTTTGTCCAAGCGCCAGCGGATGCCGTGGTCACCGACGTGCCGGGTCTCAAACTCAAGGTCGTCAAGTCGGCCCATGCCAAGTGCGCACGCTGCTGGCATTGCCGTGAAGACGTCGGGGTGAACCCGGAGCATCCGGAAATCTGCGGTCGTTGCGTCGACAACATCAGTGGCGCCGGCGAGGTACGTCACTATGCCTAA
- the lspA gene encoding signal peptidase II has translation MPNTSTAGRFGRLGWLWLTLLVLVIDQVSKTYFDSALTMYQRIEVIPDFFSWTLAYNTGAAFSFLADSAGWQRWLFALIAVVVSTVLLVWLKRLGRNDTWLAIALALILGGALGNLYDRIAYGHVIDFILVHWEHRLFPAFNVADSAICVGAVMLALDMFKSKKSGETAHD, from the coding sequence ATGCCTAACACCAGCACTGCCGGGCGCTTCGGGCGCCTGGGCTGGCTTTGGTTAACGTTGCTGGTCCTGGTCATTGACCAGGTCAGCAAGACCTACTTCGACAGCGCCCTGACGATGTACCAGCGAATTGAGGTTATTCCTGATTTCTTTAGCTGGACCCTGGCCTACAACACTGGCGCAGCCTTCAGCTTTCTGGCTGACAGCGCTGGCTGGCAGCGCTGGCTATTTGCGCTGATCGCGGTAGTCGTCAGTACGGTCCTGTTGGTCTGGCTCAAGCGTCTTGGACGTAACGACACCTGGTTGGCCATTGCGCTGGCGCTGATTCTGGGTGGCGCGCTGGGTAACCTGTATGACCGTATTGCCTACGGTCATGTGATCGATTTCATTCTGGTGCACTGGGAACATCGGCTATTTCCTGCATTCAATGTCGCCGACAGTGCGATTTGTGTAGGGGCCGTGATGCTGGCGTTGGATATGTTCAAAAGTAAAAAGTCCGGAGAAACCGCTCATGACTGA
- the fkpB gene encoding FKBP-type peptidyl-prolyl cis-trans isomerase — MTEQRIGQNTEVTLHFALRLENGDTVDSTFDKSPATFKVGDGSLLPGFEAALFGFKAGDKRTLEILPENAFGQPNPQNVQVIPRSQFKDMELSEGLLVIFNDAANTELPGVVKVFDDEQVTIDFNHPLAGKTLTFEVEIKDVKAL, encoded by the coding sequence ATGACTGAGCAACGCATTGGCCAGAACACGGAAGTCACTCTGCATTTCGCATTGCGCCTGGAGAATGGCGACACCGTCGACAGCACGTTCGACAAATCCCCGGCCACCTTCAAGGTGGGAGATGGCAGCCTGTTGCCAGGTTTTGAAGCCGCTCTGTTCGGCTTCAAGGCAGGTGACAAGCGTACTCTGGAGATCCTTCCGGAAAACGCCTTTGGCCAGCCGAACCCGCAAAACGTACAGGTTATTCCGCGCTCGCAGTTCAAGGACATGGAGCTGTCTGAAGGCTTGCTGGTAATTTTCAATGACGCCGCGAACACCGAGCTTCCGGGTGTGGTCAAAGTCTTTGATGATGAGCAAGTGACGATCGACTTCAACCATCCGTTGGCAGGCAAGACCCTGACCTTCGAAGTTGAAATCAAAGACGTCAAGGCGCTGTAA
- the ispH gene encoding 4-hydroxy-3-methylbut-2-enyl diphosphate reductase, giving the protein MHIKLANPRGFCAGVDRAIEIVNRALEVFGPPIYVRHEVVHNKFVVEDLRSRGAIFVEELDQVPDDVIVIFSAHGVSQAVRTEAAGRGLKVFDATCPLVTKVHIEVARYSRDGRECILIGHAGHPEVEGTMGQYDGSNGGAIYLVEDEKGVASLNVMNPEKLAFVTQTTLSMDDTSRVIDALRARFPSIGGPRKDDICYATQNRQDAVKQLASECDVVLVVGSPNSSNSNRLRELAERMATPAYLIDGAEDLQKSWFDGVGLIGITAGASAPEVLVRGVIQQLHAWGATGADELAGREENITFSMPKELRVRSLL; this is encoded by the coding sequence ATGCACATCAAACTCGCCAACCCCCGTGGCTTCTGCGCCGGGGTGGACCGAGCGATTGAAATCGTCAATCGCGCTCTGGAAGTCTTCGGTCCGCCTATCTATGTCCGCCACGAAGTGGTGCACAACAAATTTGTCGTTGAAGACCTGCGCTCCCGTGGCGCGATCTTTGTCGAAGAGCTGGATCAGGTGCCGGATGACGTCATCGTGATATTCAGTGCCCATGGCGTTTCTCAGGCCGTGCGTACCGAAGCTGCCGGCCGTGGCCTGAAAGTATTCGATGCGACCTGCCCGTTAGTGACCAAGGTGCATATCGAAGTCGCCCGTTATAGCCGCGACGGCCGCGAATGCATCCTGATCGGCCATGCCGGTCACCCGGAAGTTGAAGGCACCATGGGCCAGTACGACGGCAGCAATGGCGGCGCGATCTATCTGGTCGAAGATGAAAAAGGCGTTGCCAGCCTGAATGTAATGAACCCGGAGAAGCTGGCGTTTGTTACTCAGACGACCTTGTCGATGGATGACACCAGCCGTGTGATTGATGCTCTGCGCGCACGTTTCCCTTCGATTGGCGGCCCGCGCAAGGATGACATCTGCTATGCCACGCAGAACCGTCAGGATGCGGTGAAGCAATTGGCCAGTGAATGTGATGTGGTGCTGGTGGTGGGTAGCCCCAACAGCTCGAACTCCAATCGCCTGCGTGAGCTGGCTGAGCGCATGGCCACTCCGGCTTACCTGATCGACGGCGCTGAAGACCTGCAAAAAAGCTGGTTTGACGGTGTAGGGCTTATCGGTATTACTGCAGGTGCTTCAGCGCCTGAAGTGCTGGTGCGTGGGGTGATTCAGCAGTTGCATGCCTGGGGGGCCACCGGTGCCGATGAGTTGGCCGGCCGCGAAGAGAACATAACGTTCTCGATGCCCAAGGAGCTGCGCGTTCGCTCCCTGCTTTAA
- a CDS encoding GspH/FimT family pseudopilin: MGMIQLLFALIIVALTARFASPAYSALVEQQRRQVTAEQLASSLRNARTEALLRQHYVIIHALEEDWSRGWRVILDLSGQGHLDKSNPVLTEIQGDGHIPVAGNTPVKHYVRFSPLGEPQLNAGAFQAGTLHVCQASTGTSHHQVVLAKSGRISLRSDQAAQALCAS, encoded by the coding sequence ATGGGCATGATTCAGTTGCTGTTCGCCTTGATCATCGTGGCGCTGACAGCCCGCTTTGCCAGCCCGGCCTACAGCGCTTTGGTCGAGCAACAGCGACGCCAGGTAACTGCCGAACAATTGGCCAGCAGCCTGCGCAACGCGCGCACTGAAGCCCTGCTACGCCAGCATTACGTAATCATTCATGCGCTTGAGGAAGACTGGAGCCGCGGCTGGAGGGTGATTCTGGACCTGAGCGGCCAAGGGCATCTCGACAAAAGCAACCCGGTGCTCACCGAAATCCAGGGTGACGGACACATACCGGTTGCGGGCAATACGCCGGTAAAACACTACGTGCGATTCAGCCCGCTGGGGGAGCCTCAGTTGAATGCAGGTGCGTTCCAGGCCGGAACGCTGCATGTTTGCCAAGCCAGTACTGGCACAAGCCACCACCAGGTGGTACTCGCCAAAAGCGGGCGTATCAGCCTGCGCAGCGATCAGGCAGCGCAGGCATTGTGTGCGTCTTAA
- the pilV gene encoding type IV pilus modification protein PilV codes for MTLIEVLIAMLILAVGLLGGAGLQLNALKYTRSALMNTQASFIAQDLLDRMRANAGGDYRVTDLDRISPSLSGVAGQDLNEFKRNIRQFAGGAGKGTVAVSGQQVRISLEWNDARGGQHDGFSSSFTLSSQISADAPVKAS; via the coding sequence ATGACTCTGATCGAGGTGCTGATCGCGATGTTGATCCTGGCGGTCGGCCTGCTCGGTGGCGCAGGGCTCCAGCTCAATGCACTGAAATACACCCGCAGCGCGCTCATGAACACTCAGGCCAGTTTTATCGCTCAGGATCTGCTGGATCGTATGCGTGCCAACGCTGGCGGTGATTACCGCGTGACGGACCTGGATCGGATCAGCCCTTCGCTCAGTGGTGTGGCCGGGCAGGACCTGAATGAGTTCAAACGCAATATTCGCCAGTTTGCAGGGGGCGCTGGCAAGGGCACGGTTGCAGTCAGTGGGCAGCAGGTGCGTATCAGCCTTGAATGGAATGATGCCCGCGGTGGCCAGCATGACGGTTTTTCGAGCTCATTTACCCTGAGCAGCCAGATCAGTGCCGATGCGCCGGTAAAGGCATCATGA
- a CDS encoding PilW family protein, protein MKRMSSGFGLVELMVALVLGMLMVPGMAQISLSARETYASQRASAMLQEDARYVLSKMAREIRMAGMFGCLGSEFIIDAPSAFQTPVSWHGPAGSRSLQMISADIGPQGTRPDWTVVSDCTTFAQAYRGARSSLSPGETGFPVRRVVYRFDKGQLKTGPDNAVLLDNVATFDVSFGVAGSASAQSVLRYESSPADVARIRSVKVALTLRDPGGRVKDQAYHLVVALRNRLV, encoded by the coding sequence ATGAAGCGCATGAGTTCAGGCTTTGGCCTGGTCGAACTGATGGTGGCGCTGGTGTTGGGGATGTTGATGGTGCCAGGCATGGCACAGATTTCTTTAAGTGCTCGCGAGACCTACGCCAGTCAGCGTGCATCGGCCATGCTTCAAGAAGATGCGCGTTATGTCCTGAGTAAAATGGCCCGGGAAATTCGCATGGCCGGCATGTTTGGTTGCCTCGGGAGTGAGTTCATCATTGATGCGCCGTCGGCGTTTCAAACGCCTGTGTCCTGGCATGGGCCGGCTGGTTCCCGGTCGCTGCAGATGATCAGTGCAGACATAGGGCCTCAGGGGACAAGACCAGACTGGACTGTGGTGTCTGACTGTACGACCTTTGCCCAGGCTTATCGTGGCGCACGATCATCGTTGTCCCCCGGTGAAACCGGGTTTCCCGTGCGACGGGTAGTCTACCGGTTTGATAAAGGGCAGTTGAAAACGGGGCCTGACAACGCGGTGCTACTGGACAATGTTGCGACATTTGACGTGAGCTTTGGTGTGGCTGGGTCGGCCAGTGCCCAGTCGGTTCTGCGTTATGAGTCCAGTCCGGCCGATGTAGCCAGAATCCGCAGTGTAAAGGTTGCTCTCACATTGAGAGATCCCGGGGGGCGTGTCAAAGATCAGGCTTATCACCTGGTTGTCGCGTTGCGCAATCGACTGGTTTAG
- a CDS encoding pilus assembly PilX family protein — protein sequence MLVYSHAQKGMVLLVSLIFLLLLSLIGISAMTRATHQEKMAAGIQHVNHSFQAAEAALRQGESWLRVNWPGLLACTSPVMCAPPAAARIQRFPGFDPISGVRWLPVSGGLYGIQSLGPSMTPADYPASTLTRLYRITGIGLHGQSRTVLESLYAHYQDASGGAEGVSPPYVRRVMWRQVQ from the coding sequence ATGTTGGTTTATTCGCATGCGCAGAAAGGCATGGTGTTGCTGGTTAGCCTGATATTCCTGTTGTTGCTCAGTCTGATCGGCATTTCTGCAATGACCCGAGCGACGCATCAGGAAAAAATGGCCGCAGGCATTCAACATGTCAATCATTCGTTCCAGGCTGCAGAGGCTGCACTGCGCCAGGGTGAGTCCTGGTTGCGGGTCAACTGGCCGGGTTTGCTCGCCTGTACTTCTCCGGTCATGTGCGCGCCACCAGCCGCGGCACGTATTCAACGGTTCCCGGGCTTCGACCCCATATCAGGTGTGCGCTGGCTACCCGTTTCGGGTGGCTTGTACGGCATTCAGAGCCTTGGCCCGAGCATGACACCTGCCGATTATCCGGCGAGCACTTTGACCCGGCTGTACCGGATTACCGGGATCGGCTTGCATGGCCAATCCCGCACGGTGCTCGAAAGTCTGTATGCCCATTATCAGGATGCGAGCGGGGGCGCCGAAGGTGTTTCTCCCCCGTATGTGCGAAGGGTGATGTGGCGACAAGTTCAATAG
- a CDS encoding type IV pilin protein → MPKHGGGFSLIELMIAVAIVGILGGFVYPLYSDYLKRAYRSEIIILLMENAQALGQFYTKNGVYTGAQGLGSGNQYYSVTSDLADHAFLLTATRKEGSSMADDSCGNFTLAHTGLMAMTQAAPDLTPQQCWGR, encoded by the coding sequence ATGCCAAAGCATGGAGGCGGTTTTAGCTTGATCGAATTGATGATCGCTGTGGCGATCGTCGGTATCCTTGGAGGATTCGTTTATCCGCTGTATAGCGATTATCTGAAGCGGGCTTATCGCTCTGAAATCATTATCCTGTTGATGGAGAACGCTCAAGCCCTTGGGCAGTTTTATACAAAAAACGGTGTATATACCGGCGCGCAGGGTCTTGGTTCAGGTAATCAATACTACAGCGTCACGTCCGATCTGGCAGATCACGCCTTCTTGCTTACGGCAACGCGCAAAGAAGGCTCCTCAATGGCGGACGACTCATGCGGGAACTTCACATTGGCCCACACGGGCTTGATGGCAATGACCCAGGCCGCCCCGGACCTGACACCTCAGCAGTGTTGGGGGCGCTAA
- the thiO gene encoding glycine oxidase ThiO, with translation MARQERVVIVGGGVIGLLTAFNLASEVEQVILLDRGGVGQESSWAGGGIVSPLYPWRYNCAVTALAHWSQDFYPQLAERLFASTGLDPEVHTTGLYWLDLDDEAEALAWARREGRPLSGVDVASVERAVPVLGGGFSRAIYMADVANVRNPRLVKSLKAALQSMPNVTIHEHCEVQGFIREGAKIAGVNTAQGEIHGDQVVLSAGAWSAELLSSLGLELPVEPVKGQMILYKCASDFLSCMVLAKGRYAIPRRDGHILIGSTLEHEGFDKTPTQTALESLKASAIELIPALADAEPVGHWAGLRPGSPEGIPYIGRVSGFDGLWLNCGHYRNGLVLAPASCQLFADLLLGREPIIDPAPYAPAGRF, from the coding sequence ATGGCTAGGCAGGAACGAGTAGTGATTGTCGGCGGCGGAGTGATTGGCTTGCTGACAGCGTTTAATCTGGCCTCTGAAGTCGAACAGGTCATTCTGCTGGACCGTGGTGGGGTCGGGCAGGAGTCGTCCTGGGCCGGCGGCGGCATTGTTTCGCCGCTTTATCCATGGCGGTATAACTGCGCGGTTACGGCGCTGGCTCACTGGTCGCAAGACTTCTACCCACAGTTGGCCGAGCGCTTGTTTGCCTCCACAGGTCTTGATCCTGAAGTGCATACGACCGGTTTGTACTGGCTCGACCTGGACGATGAAGCCGAGGCGCTGGCGTGGGCCCGGCGCGAAGGCAGGCCCTTGAGTGGGGTGGATGTCGCGTCGGTTGAACGCGCCGTTCCGGTATTGGGTGGTGGTTTTTCTCGCGCGATCTATATGGCCGATGTGGCAAATGTGCGTAATCCACGACTGGTCAAATCGTTAAAAGCAGCGCTGCAATCCATGCCGAATGTCACGATCCATGAGCACTGCGAGGTTCAGGGGTTCATTCGTGAAGGCGCAAAGATTGCGGGAGTGAACACGGCGCAGGGTGAGATTCACGGCGATCAGGTGGTGTTGTCGGCGGGCGCCTGGAGCGCAGAACTCTTGAGTAGCCTGGGGCTTGAACTGCCGGTGGAGCCCGTCAAGGGGCAGATGATTCTGTACAAGTGTGCGTCAGACTTTTTGTCGTGCATGGTGTTGGCGAAAGGGCGCTATGCGATCCCGCGCCGAGACGGTCATATCTTGATCGGCAGTACGCTGGAGCATGAAGGATTTGATAAAACCCCGACCCAAACGGCACTTGAAAGCCTGAAAGCATCGGCGATAGAGCTGATTCCAGCACTGGCCGATGCCGAGCCAGTGGGTCATTGGGCAGGCTTGCGCCCTGGCTCACCTGAGGGTATCCCGTATATCGGGCGGGTTTCCGGCTTTGACGGTCTGTGGCTCAACTGCGGGCATTACCGCAATGGCCTGGTACTTGCGCCTGCATCCTGCCAGTTATTTGCCGATCTGCTGTTGGGGCGTGAACCGATCATCGACCCTGCGCCTTATGCACCGGCGGGACGTTTCTGA
- a CDS encoding PP0621 family protein, whose amino-acid sequence MLRLLFWAALIAAGVWLWRKYKASLSATKKPVDPDAHPMVRCAHCGVHLPRDRALSQQQTWYCSQSHLEQGPVKR is encoded by the coding sequence ATGCTTCGTTTACTGTTCTGGGCTGCACTGATTGCTGCAGGCGTCTGGCTCTGGCGCAAATACAAAGCCAGCCTGAGCGCGACTAAAAAGCCGGTCGACCCTGACGCCCACCCGATGGTGCGGTGCGCCCATTGCGGCGTGCACCTGCCCCGTGACCGCGCATTAAGCCAGCAACAAACGTGGTATTGCAGCCAGAGCCATCTGGAACAGGGCCCCGTCAAACGCTGA
- a CDS encoding outer membrane protein assembly factor BamD — translation MQVRHLLLIAILALTAACSSTKEVVDDNLSEVELYQQAQADLDNHSYTSATAKLKALESRYPFGRYADQAQLELIYAYYKNSEPEAAKSAAERFIRLHPQHPNVDYAYYLKGLTSFDQDVGLLARFLPLDMTKRDPGAARDSFNEFAQLTSRFPDSRYAPDAKQRMIYLRNLLAAYEIHVANYYLTRQAYVASANRGRYVVENFQETPSVADGLAVMVESYQRMHLDELAATSLEVLKDNYPEHPSLVDGQFVPQVSESDNRSWLSKATLGLIESSTPLPPGETRANQDVQKQFQEAKDAIPAELKPKDDDGNIIEAPEAESKSRSWFSYMTLGLFD, via the coding sequence ATGCAAGTGAGACACCTGCTGCTGATCGCCATCCTCGCACTGACCGCCGCTTGTTCGTCGACAAAGGAAGTTGTTGACGACAACTTGAGCGAAGTCGAGCTGTACCAGCAGGCGCAGGCCGACCTGGATAACCACAGCTATACCAGTGCTACCGCCAAACTGAAGGCTCTGGAGTCGCGCTACCCGTTCGGACGCTATGCCGATCAGGCCCAGCTCGAACTGATCTACGCCTACTATAAAAACTCCGAACCCGAGGCCGCCAAATCGGCAGCCGAACGGTTTATCCGTCTGCATCCTCAACATCCAAACGTCGATTACGCCTATTACCTGAAAGGCCTGACCTCGTTTGACCAGGACGTTGGTCTGCTGGCGCGCTTCCTGCCGCTGGACATGACCAAACGCGACCCGGGCGCTGCACGCGACTCGTTCAACGAGTTCGCCCAGCTCACCAGCCGCTTCCCGGACAGCCGCTACGCACCTGATGCCAAGCAGCGCATGATCTACCTGCGCAACCTGCTGGCAGCGTACGAGATCCACGTGGCCAACTACTACTTGACCCGTCAGGCTTATGTTGCCTCAGCCAACCGTGGCCGCTATGTCGTCGAAAACTTCCAGGAAACCCCTTCGGTCGCCGACGGACTCGCGGTCATGGTTGAATCCTACCAGCGCATGCACCTCGATGAGCTGGCTGCGACCAGCCTTGAAGTTCTCAAGGACAACTACCCAGAGCACCCAAGCCTGGTAGACGGTCAGTTTGTGCCGCAGGTTTCCGAGTCGGACAACCGCTCGTGGCTGAGCAAGGCAACCCTGGGCCTGATCGAGTCCAGCACCCCGCTGCCACCGGGTGAAACCCGTGCCAACCAGGACGTTCAGAAGCAGTTCCAGGAAGCCAAAGATGCAATTCCTGCCGAGCTGAAGCCCAAAGATGACGACGGCAACATCATCGAAGCACCTGAAGCTGAAAGCAAAAGCCGTTCATGGTTCAGCTACATGACACTGGGCCTGTTCGACTGA